The Rhopalosiphum maidis isolate BTI-1 chromosome 1, ASM367621v3, whole genome shotgun sequence genome has a segment encoding these proteins:
- the LOC113548004 gene encoding protein daughter of sevenless, with amino-acid sequence MSSENLEIVHEGWLTKSPPAKRVLKAVSVKLKWRRRWFVLRHSGELPGQYFLAYYTDKSRRKMKGRIDLDQCEQVDAGLRFEDRKSKYHYMFDIKTPKRTYYLAAESEEDMNKWVDFVCHVCGLKPFTVDENADFECPSVNNICRPFPLSVEEHDEEHSSPDSPTSTSSSHYIPISECISGKPLLPILPRSTIEESYDLPRRIRPPPRLSESPPPSPGSESVFTDDESINGSTLSRPSVNWQTFPRLSQNSPDLPVAANRRFTKILPEGCLTAPPRPPKPSHLIETSTKTDKLVEPLTGDETYDFPRSHQMTPPQAQPRTHRRHCYTNAAPGQVSGNIFTYDFVEDCGVKVEEGKTVELESPSFINSPSATANVSSASLEQTPPAVNRQLKPGRKFSDTSAELSPLTPLANPPIVNRRLKPTQIKKNQDSFFDTTSTLRLCPPPMGSLSRQKSRIGPNVVPTSFEPRIHRRHSASDDRLASDKVSSYQINKISSNSRYLAEASRFNDIQYLDLEFESCDKQYAVGNRTTAKATTKKKSCNVGSQFTLVMHDYSMIDGAYPYKTVDFLKTAALSMTRKRAEQERRFGRQNMVN; translated from the exons ATGTCTTCTGAAAATCTGGAAATTGTACACGAAGGATGGTTGACAAAATCACCTCCTGCAAAGAGAGTCCTAAAAGCAGTCAGTGTAAAATTG AAATGGCGTAGAAGATGGTTTGTGTTACGCCATTCTGGTGAATTACCTGGTCAATATTTCCTTGCttattatacagataaaaGTCGCAGAAAGATGAAGGGTCGAATAGATTTAGATCAATGTGAACAA GTTGATGCTGGATTAAGATTTGAAGATCgcaaatcaaaatatcattacatgtttgatataaaaacaccaaaaagaacatattatttggCAGCAGAATCAGAAGAAGATATGAATAAATGGGTTGATTTTGTATGTCATGTTTGTGGCCTTAAACCGTTTACAGTAGATGAAAATgctg attttgaatGTCCATctgtcaataatatatgtagacCATTTCCTCTTAGTGTTGAAGAACACGATGAAGAACATTCATCTCCTGATTCGCCAACAAGCACATCTTCTAGCCATTACATTCCTATAAGTGAATGTATATCTGGAAAGCCATTACTTCCAATTCTTCCTCGTTCAACTATAGAAGAGTCTTATGATTTACCTCGACGTATAAGACCTCCGCCGCGTCTTTCAGAATCACCTCCACCAAGTCCTGGTTCAGAATCGGTGTTTACTGATGATGAATCAATAAATGGTAGCACATTGAGTCGGCCATCTGTCAATTGGCAAACGTTTCCTCGTTTATCTCAAAACTCGCCAGACTTGCCAGTAGCAGCCAATAGAAggtttaccaaaatattaccAGAAGGATGTTTAACAGCACCACCAAGGCCACCAAAACCATCTCACCTAATAGAAACTTCAACAAAAACCGATAAACTAGTTGAACCTTTAACAGGAGATGAAACTTATGACTTTCCAAGGTCCCATCAAATGACACCACCTCAAGCACAGCCTAGGACACATCGTAGACATTGTTATACAAATGCAGCCCCAGGTCAAGTTTCTGGTAATATTTTCACTTATGATTTTGTGGAAGACTGTGGAGTAAAAGTTGAAGAAGGTAAAACTGTAGAATTAGAATCTCcgagttttataaattcaccTTCTGCAACTGCCAATGTAAGTTCTGCTTCATTGGAGCAAACTCCTCCTGCTGTTAATCGTCAATTAAAGCCAGGCAGAAAGTTTTCCGACACTTCTGCTGAACTCTCGCCATTGACTCCATTAGCTAATCCACCAATTGTAAACCGAAGGCTAAAACCtactcaaattaaaaaaaaccaagattccttttttg atacaaCTAGTACTCTAAGGTTATGTCCACCACCAATGGGTAGTTTGAGTCGTCAAAAATCTCGTATAGGACCCAATGTTGTTCCTACAAGTTTTGAACCTCGAATCCATAGGCGGCATTCAGCATCTGATGATCGACTAGCTTCAgacaaa gtatcCTCATATCAAATCAATAAGATTTCATCAAACTCACGGTATCTAGCTGAAGCGAGTCGTTTCAATGATATCCAATATTTAGATCTAGAATTTGAGTCTTGTGACAAACAATATGCAGTAGGTAATCGAACAACTGCTAAAGCAACCACCAAGAAGAAATCATGTAATGTTGGCAGTCAATTCACTTTAGTAATGCATGACTATTCTATGATTGATGGTGCATACCCATACAAAACAGTAGATTTTTTGAAGACTGCTGCTTTGTCAATGACTAGAAAACGTGCTGAGCAAGAACGACGATTTGGTAGACAAAAcatggtaaattaa
- the LOC113560501 gene encoding LOW QUALITY PROTEIN: sarcoplasmic calcium-binding protein (The sequence of the model RefSeq protein was modified relative to this genomic sequence to represent the inferred CDS: substituted 1 base at 1 genomic stop codon), with protein MFNSTRFVFHMYSLPSVKQRSAAVNYCVKTVYNGNKFIISRKLFENDQCTQKNNATTTTEPDIKWVSNLTLYHELLDVNNDGVVSIEDLKELTERFSKLNNMTDEQSFLFSRVIENLWYKHWGCIDPFDYVTVEKYLKYIQYVKQNDEGLKDEVIQLLPYLFKTVDKDQNGDISKEEYIKFLECIGTSKKANLIKSLGIVNDKDEMIKLEDLMLVIKKHLFHNKDKMXDQDATINNGNVSYKYN; from the exons atGTTCAACTCTACAAGATTTGTATTTCATATG TACTCGTTGCCGTCTGTTAAGCAG AGATCTGCTGCAGTCAATTACTGTGTGAAAACTGTTTATAATggaaataagtttataataagcaGAAAATTATTCGAGAACGACCAGTGTACGCAAAAGAACAATGCAACCACAACCACA gaaCCGGACATTAAATGGGTATCGAATTTGACTCTTTATCACGAGCTATTGGATGTGAACAATGACGGTGTTGTATCTATTGAAGATTTAAAGGAGCTGACCGaacgtttttcaaaattaaacaacatGACGGACGAACAAAGTTTTTTGTTTAGCAGAGTAATTGAA AACTTATGGTACAAACATTGGGGATGCATTGATCCATTCGATTACGTTACGGTAGAGAAATATTTGAAGTATATTCAATACGTAAAACAAAACGACGAGGGTCTGAAAGATGAAGTTATTCAACTTTTACCATATTTGTTTAAG ACTGTTGATAAAGACCAAAATGGTGACATTTCAAaagaagaatatattaaatttttagaatgtATTGGGACATCAAAGAAg GCCAACTTAATAAAGTCATTGGGCATTGTAAACGACAAAGATGAAATGATTAAACTGGAAGATTTAATGTTGGTTATAAAAAAGCATTTGTTTcacaataaagataaaatgtaaGATCAAGATGCAACAATAAACAACGGCAACGTCAGCTATAAGTAcaactaa
- the LOC113559954 gene encoding LOW QUALITY PROTEIN: endothelin-converting enzyme homolog (The sequence of the model RefSeq protein was modified relative to this genomic sequence to represent the inferred CDS: deleted 1 base in 1 codon): protein MAHYKHKVFEEETSSMGSVHLTEGVTASSTHIRFYTGKPKNIWSRLKNRTSLEKVLLALTLLNGVILLFIIMLPVRQEKCNPPAHQIPDIYEETDSLVSTGQDYCMKETCVTTAAAIIKSMDTKSDPCQDFYQYACGQWIKANPVPDGRSMWGMFNELEMNNQLIVKNSLEAIPMNTSSKAELKAKMYFTACMDPNNTIETLGAKPLLDLIKDIGGWNISGTWNVSSWKLQKTLEIVHNRFNMAGLFYWMVGEDDRNSSRHVIQIDEGGLTLPTRDFYLNVTANQKLLDTYLDYMTTIGTLLGGEPNSTRLQMKEVIKFETRLAMFTEPDENRRDEEKAYHIMPISELQNLAPFIQWNHYFNAAFRLVDRKITIKENVVVYSPSFMSNLSALITEYSKSPENKTVINNYLVWQTVRTVTPYLSKVFRDAYKGLRKALLGSEGGEEPWRYCISDTNNVLGFALGALYVREVFHGQSKKLAEDMINEIRTAFKDNFKNLKWMDKETLIEAEKKADAITDMIGFPDYIMDSNQLDDKYQNLTVRSDEYFENNLRAIQFNLLQYLYKLDQPVNRSKWSMTPPTVNAYYTPTKNQIVFPAGILQAPFFDQMQQSSINYGAMGVVMGHELTHAFDDEGREFDRFGNLHQWWNNKTVNKFKEATDCMIKQYSNYKVNGYNINGKRTLGENIADNGGLKAAYRAYIKLLEEKKAQPNRLPAVHLTTQQLFFVSFAQVWCSSSTDESLKLQMEKDLHSPSQFRVNGPLSNFEEFSKVFNCQIGTPMNPEEKCIIW from the exons ATGGCACATTACAAGCACAAAGTATTCGAAGAGGAGACATCGAGCATGGGCTCGGTTCATTTGACAGAAGGAGTGACGGCATCCTCTACACACATCCGTttttataca GGcaaacctaaaaatatttggtctCGATTGAAAAACAGAACGTCGTTGGAAAAAGTTCTCCTCGCCTTAACCTTACTTAATGGCGTGATATTGCTATTCATCATTATGTTACCGGTGCGTCAGGAAAAGTGTAATCCCCCCGCACACCAAATTCCAGATATATACGAAGAAACCGATTCTTTAGTTAGTACCGGACAAG ATTATTGTATGAAGGAGACATGCGTAACGACGGCAGCGgctataattaaaagtatggACACGAAATCCGACCCTTGCCAGGACTTCTACCAGTACGCTTGTGGTCAGTGGATAAAAGCGAATCCA GTACCAGACGGCAGATCTATGTGGGGCATGTTTAATGAGTTGGAAATGAACAATCAACTTATAGTCAAAAACTCATTAG aagcaATTCCTATGAACACTAGTAGCAAAGCTGAACTCAAagccaaaatgtattttacggCTTGCATGGATCCAAATAATACAATCGAAACATTAGGTGCCAAACCATTACTGGACCTTATTAAAGATATTGGCGGTTGGAATATATCAGGAACATGGAATGTATCTTCGTGGAAGCTACAAAAAACTTTAGAAATTGTTCATAATCGGTTCAATATGGCTGGACTATTCTATTGGATGGTCGGCGAAGATGACAGAAATTCAAGCAGGCACGTAATTCaa ATTGACGAAGGTGGGCTGACATTACCAACTagagatttttatttgaacgtTACAGCaaaccaaaaattattagatacataTTTGGATTATATGACAACG ATTGGAACATTATTAGGTGGTGAACCAAATTCAACAAGACTTCAAATGAAAgaagtaattaaatttgaaacacGTTTGGCTATGTTTACGGAACCTGATGAAAATAGGCGCGATGAAGAAAAAGCCTATCATATTATGCCTATTAGTGAACTACAGAATTTAGCTCCATTC ATTCAATGGAATCACTACTTCAATGCAGCTTTTCGATTAGTCGatagaaaaattacaattaaggAAAATGTCGTGGTATACTCTCCTTCGTTCATGTCGAACCTTTCTGCATTAATTACAGAGTATAGTAAATCTCCGGAAAATAAGAC agTAATTAACAACTATCTGGTGTGGCAAACCGTCAGGACCGTTACTCCTTATTTATCAAAAGTTTTTCGAGACGCTTATAAAGGACTACGAAAAGCATTATTAGGATCAGAAGGTGGCGAAGAACCTTGGCGGTACTGTATTAGCGATACAAACAATGTATTGGGATTTGCTTTGGGCGCATTATATGTCCGCGAAGTTTTTCACGGACAGTCGAAAAAACTA gCTGAAGATATGATTAATGAAATAAGAACAGCATTTAaggataatttcaaaaatttgaaatggaTGGATAAAGAAACACTTATTGAAGCCGAAAAAAAAGCAGATGCTATAACAGATATGATTG gttttcCAGATTATATAATGGATTCAAATCAGTTGGATGATAAATACCAGAATTTGACTGTACGTTCTGacgaatattttgaaaacaactTACGtgctattcaatttaatttgttgcAGTATTTATATAAGCTTGATCAACCTGTCAATCGTTcaaa ATGGAGTATGACCCCTCCAACAGTAAACGCATACTACACACCAACCAAAAATCAAATAGTCTTCCCAGCGGGTATTTTACAGGCACCATTTTTTGATCAAATGCAACAGTCTTCCATAAACTATGGTGCTATGGGAGTAGTCATGGGACATGAACTCACCCATGCATTTGATGATGAAG gTCGAGAATTTGATCGCTTTGGAAATTTACACCAGTGGtggaataataaaacagtaaacaAGTTTAAAGAAGCGACAGATTGTATGATCAAACAATATTCTAACTATAAAgttaatggttataatataaatggaaaACGTACATTAG GAGAGAATATTGCTGACAATGGTGGACTTAAAGCTGCATATCGTGCTTATATTAAGTTACTTGAAGAAAAGAAGGCTCAACCAAACCGTTTACCTGCTGTTCATCTTACAACGCAACAACTGTTTTTCGTCAGTTTTGCACAA GTATGGTGTTCATCAAGTACAGATGAATCTCTCAAATTACAAATGGAAAAAGATCTGCATTCGCCGTCCCAGTTTAGAGTAAACGGTCCACTGAGtaattttgaagaattttcaaaagtattcAACTGTCAAATAGGAACACCTATGAATCcagaagaaaaatgtattatatggtaA